The Pristiophorus japonicus isolate sPriJap1 chromosome 2, sPriJap1.hap1, whole genome shotgun sequence DNA segment TAATGTGTGTTGGGTAAAACTAATGAACCCCACAGGATTATGCGCTTTCTGTTACAGAAACTGAATATACAACACTGTAACTTTGCTTTAATAAACATTGTTACAGTGAAGGGACCATTATATAACTAACAAGTGTTCTGGACTGGTGATGTTGTGACGAGTACAAAACTCAATCGTCACCCAAAATGCAGCACTGATTGGAAACCAAACGCAGTTGCACGATAACAAGTACAGTCTCTAATGAACACCTTTCTGTTACAAATGCATTTGAAGTCCATCTCTATTTCCGTCCAACCACCTCCCACCCTGTTTTCGAACCTGCTCATTCTAGTGAGATTGCAGTGAACATTGAAAAGAATCTGCTGAGATGGGTACTTTTGTCTCTTCTCCCTATCTCTTTGTCATCACTAATCAGACATTCTATATAATTGTCTACATAAAGGTGGTATAAATTGAATTGATACAGCTTGTCATAACTTGGTTTCCATTTACCAATAGCACTGTTTGAAAAGCAGTAAAGGTCCAAGTTAGACCTGATGTgtgtgaagccattgtcttcgaccCCTGcaacaaattccattccctagccaccgcctTCATCCCCCTCACTGGCCACTATCCGAgtttgaaccagactgttcccaaccttggcgtcctatttgatcctgagctgagcttccgcccACACATCCTCTccatcgcctacttccacctccgtgatCCTACCTgtcaccgcccctgcctcagtttttGTTACCTGATTCGACTATTTGAATgttctcctggctgacctcccatctaCGTCCTTTTAAATCTGCGTTAATCCAAAACTCTACTACCTGCactataactcgcaccaagtcccgttcacccttcacccctgtgcttactgacctacattggctcctggtccagcaacgcctcaaatttaaaattctcatccttgtgttcaaatttctCCGTGGTGTCACTCCCTCCCTATCttggtaacatcctccagccccacaaccctctgagatctctgcgttccttaaattttggcctcttgtgcatccccaatttcctttgccccaccagtggtggccacgccttcagctacctagacagttctggaattccttccctaaatctctccacccctCTACCTATTTCTTtttagatgctgcttaaaacctacctctccttCTGTGCCTTGGTTTCAAATTttttctgaagcaccttgggatgttttactatgttataaatgcaagttgttgatatgGCAAAACATATTCTGCAAAAGGCACCCATGCTTGTTAAGTAATTTTTCCCTGTTGTTTTGTCAACTGGGAAGAGGGTGAAAATATGCTACAAGTTCATCTGTAGACACATAATTTGAagatgggagcgggggggggaagataaACTAATTATAGCAATAATGCCCAAATATCAGGCATTTTTGTATGTATCGTCGTGATTCAAGATTGAAGCTTTTGGACTACAAGTTTGGGGGAATCTGTTGTCATTTTTGGAACTGAAGTGATGTATTGAGAACCTTGGCCTTTATACATTTGAATAAAAATGTTGCCAAAACCTGCTTCTTAACACTGGACAAAATAGCATTTTACCCATTGTACATCTCACCAATGATGTAATCTGTTAATATTAAATTGGACAGACTAAAATTAATTGAATTTCTGATCTTTATAGCAACAATTTTTCCTAAGGAACCTATTTGATTCCATTCGGTTTCAGGTTCTCGTATTTCTCTGGGAATTCTTTATGATAGAGTTTGTAGAGAAGACCTGTATAAACTGCTGGAAACTCTCTCATAATTAAATCAATCTTGTCAAAGCCTTCCCTGCAACCATAGAACAACAGCTTGGCTATCCTATTGGTTATAAGTGTTgtgtgttcagtcctggccagttccTGAAGGTCCATCCACTCACAACGCAGGCATTCTTCTTGGCAAAAATTGATGTCGAACGAGACAGCTTTCAGACGACAAACAATGTACATGTCTGACTTCCCAAAGGCTCCTGGGTGGTTATGCTGTTGCCTAATGCTCAAAAGTGATTTAAATTTGGATCTTATTCCAGTCTCTTCAAAGACTTCTCGGACAGCTGTTTCTCCTGGAATCAACATTCAGatttaattttaaacatttttggAAAAAGTCTGAAGCGATAAATGCAAATACCTACTTTTGGTAATTTGGCATCTAGAGATTCAGTGTGAATAGGGTGCAAGCTACTTCATGTGTGCACTTTTCAATACTGGTTTTGTTGGTCTAAAATCTAGAGACTCATCTTCAATTTCATTGAATTTTTGTCAAAACTCCAACAAAGTACTTGTGGCTGCATTTCCAAGATATGTGATCTCGTTTAAAGCTACAGCTTTGAGGCATGTATGGACTTCCTACAGTGGTGTATGGTTGTGTTTTGTTTCCCTTGAGAAACTGCATTTGTTTGGTTTTTAGTCATTAATCACAACCATCACAGGGCATCATTGAAAAGAATGTATCCTAGTCAAACTATCATGGTACTGTAAAATAATTACAATATCAGAACTTCATAAAGGTGTACAAACATTATTGTGCAATGCTGAGTAATGCAAACAAATAATTTGCATATCCCTTTTCTTAAATATAACGATGTTTTGGTCGAAAGGAACAGAATATTTCTACAGTATTCTGAAATGAATGTTTTGGAAATATCTTGGTGGTTAATGTCTTTAACCCACTGCTTGATGTTTTTTCCTTTCAAATTGTTTCAGATAGGAGTGGTTTAACATTTGTGTAGATCAATCATTGTTATTTTAATATATTTA contains these protein-coding regions:
- the nudt6 gene encoding nucleoside diphosphate-linked moiety X motif 6 isoform X2, with the translated sequence MALFKEEQRSSPDAIKCWKAEGKVAVWLCVPILQSRFITAAAAQGFTFHHAEKDNSTLALWLAKGESRLPAYATHQVGVAGAVLDEATGKVLVVQDKNKTKNTWKFPGGLSDLGEDIGETAVREVFEETGIRSKFKSLLSIRQQHNHPGAFGKSDMYIVCRLKAVSFDINFCQEECLRCEWMDLQELARTEHTTLITNRIAKLLFYGCREGFDKIDLIMREFPAVYTGLLYKLYHKEFPEKYENLKPNGIK